A segment of the Corynebacterium resistens DSM 45100 genome:
ATCGGCATTGAATTTGCCGAGGCCGGAGTCGAGGAAGAAAAGCCCTGGGAACAGACGTGCAGCGAACTGGGCAGGAGTGGTCTTGAACATGTTGTGTCCTTTCAATCGAATATCTTCGCATCACCCTTCATAATTAGGTGATACATCAACTATCCACTATCGGCATGAATTTTGCAACCCCACGCCAATTCACCCCCATCCTCGCGCCCCACCCTCCCCACACCGACCCCCCCACCCGTTCCCGCTAATCCCCCATCCCCAGTGTTATGTTTGTTGTGAAAAAGAAATAAATCCCGCTTCGCCGGGATCTCGCGCGTTCGAAAAGAAATCAGGTTTATCATTTCCACCCCACCTTTTCGCAGCTCAAGCCCAACACAGTCTGGCAATGCTCACCCACGCTCCTTAACAACCCCGCGCAACACCGTCCGCAGCATGGCGCGCTCCCTCGCCCGCAGTGTGACACGCACATTCACCACCCCACTCACACCAAGCGACTACGCCGGCCTTTTCGACCCCCTCCGTGGCCGTGAAATTCGAGGTCGCATCCAATCCATCACGCATCACGGCGACCTCATCAGCCTCACCCTCACACCCGGGCCGGGCCTGCCCACTTCCTTTCATCCTGGCCAATTCATCGGCCTAGGCGTACTGATCGATGGTCGTTGGCAGTGGCGTTGCTTTTCTATTACCGACGCCCCTCGCCCCCACCTCGCCAGCCTCTCCCTAGGGATCAAACCGGTGCCCGATGGTGCTGTGTCCACGCATGTTGCAACCAACGCCAAACCGGGAGACATCATCCGCTTGACCTCCCCCGGCGGAGATTTCTTCCTCCCCCAGCCGGTACCAAGCAAGTTGCTATTCGTCACGGCCGGCTCGGGCATCACTCCAGTGATGTCAATGCTGCGCTGGTTGCGCCAGGAGTACGGCGCCGCACACTGGCAGCCCCACACAACCGACGCGTTTTCCACTCCCTCCACCAATAGCCCTGCCAGCCCGACGGCTTTCCCCGATGCCATCCACATCCATAGCCAGCGCTCTGCCGAGGTCCCCGCTCCCTACGGTGCCGAGCTGCGCACGTTATCCGCGCAAAACCCCAGCTACCAGCTCATCCA
Coding sequences within it:
- a CDS encoding flavin reductase family protein: MARSLARSVTRTFTTPLTPSDYAGLFDPLRGREIRGRIQSITHHGDLISLTLTPGPGLPTSFHPGQFIGLGVLIDGRWQWRCFSITDAPRPHLASLSLGIKPVPDGAVSTHVATNAKPGDIIRLTSPGGDFFLPQPVPSKLLFVTAGSGITPVMSMLRWLRQEYGAAHWQPHTTDAFSTPSTNSPASPTAFPDAIHIHSQRSAEVPAPYGAELRTLSAQNPSYQLIHWNSEARGRITPQTIAELVPDLNDRERFVCGPTQLLDAMTDTFPGTRVEHFHVTTEGAATGGKIRFLGTSGSTNQANTHTERGTATGTRHAASANTDLGASTKTDRPAATGTRHPASANADRGAFTETDCDGSTTILEAAEACGVQLTHGCRMGICHTCTATIKAGQAVDIRTGNTHREGERVRTCSAIPDGDITIEQT